GGAAGATAGTCCCCGCTTCGGGGTGACATGGCCTGCGTAAACCGGGGCAGAAACACCCGCGTCATCTGCGCCAAATAGTGTCGTTCCTCGCCGACGCAAATTCGAAGGTCGCTTCTTCCAAGCACCGCAACTCCCCTACATCGATAAATTAGCCCTATCGATAGACGAACATGGAAGAAGCTCCAGCATACACGTAGGAGTACGGTTCCTGGGAGATAGAGTGGAAGTCCATCTGCTCACTATCCACTCGTTAGTGAATTTTCCACCAAGACAACAATGCGATACTCACATAGGTACTTCCATTAAAACCAGGGATGGGACGCTGACGTTCTTCAGTAGCGCCTGAACAAGCTGACTAGTTTCGATATCCGCCAGGGACCGATCGCCCGAGTGTGCGAGGGAACCATCGAGAAAGGAGTACATCCGAGTCGGTGAATCATGGCTATGGCCGAAGACTCTAAACTGGGTGTTAGGGAATATTTGCTAAGCCAGTAAAGACACCATAGTGGATGTGTAGCTGCATACAGCTCACCATGTTGGGTGAAATTGAGAATACTGGCCTCAACTGTCACTTGCTTGGGAAAGATTGTTCGTTCGTGGCTACCATGAACAAAAAAATAGCGCAATAAGCCCTGGCCTCCAGAGGCGTACAGGATGCCACTcatactttaataataggGTACAAATGAACAGTAGCGATAAACCTCATTAGATAACAATGATGCAGAACCACTCGGGTTGCTTGCATGTAAGAAGCCGATGAGCAGGAAGCATTTAATAGAGTATTGCTTGTTTTTCACgggtgttgactgttgatgGACGTAATATACCGATTACTCATCGCCCCATTCTCAAAGAGTGTCCGAGTTCCCGGGGCTAACAGCCACCGAACAACATATCAACTAGTCCCCAACCACACGAATATGAAGGTCTGCTTCATCGAATCTATCAGATATCCTACACCAATTACACGACGCACGAGATATAGAGGTAAGCTAACTAACCAAAATATGAAACCAAAGTGATATAAAGGATGACAGCGGACACTGACTAATAGACTGCGGCATACACTACCCGGACCCACCGGCgaaatcttttataatacaGAACAGAATAGAGAAAGAATAGTCTATATATCGTATCCATATATCATTGATGACCATATTACGTACACAACCGAGTTACGGGAATCGTGGAGGCATGGGCGCTAGAGGCAAGGGAACAACTACTAAACGTTTAAATGTCTTCGGCCGCTGGGTTGAAGAGGGATAACGCCTCACTGCTTTGAGGATTGAGGTTCGGCAACTCCGGCCAAAGGTTGTTAGCATCCCAGCTCAAGTAGTCGACCACGTGCTGCGGCCAGAAATCATCAAAGAATGCAGCAGTAGCCCCATCACGGCTATTTGTGGGGTCCAAGGGAGGAAAGGGCTCTATTGAAGCATTGTTGCTATTGAGCACACCGGACGACTGATCGGGGCCGTGCAAGATGGCTTCGAAAAAGTGCGTTACGACGTGCAGGGAGGCTTCTGCTGTTCGACTGTAAGGTCGCATGCGGCCAAGTGTCAGTATAGCAGCCTCGACCAGCGCTTTGCAAGTGTCAAAGGACCCAGGGGAATCGTCGTCTGCGGGACTGGTGGACAGAAGTATCAGTGGGACCATGGCGGCCTGGAATAATAGCCAGACACCGTTCCAGCCGATTAGTTGGTTGAGCTCTGTTATTCCCGAGATATCTCGGATCAGTGCCTCGGCATTGTCGTGGCATTTCTCAATGGCGCCTCGCTCCTCCACTCGGACGGCGTTGAAAGGTACTCGGCGCATCGCAAAGTTTAGAAGAATAGGGCGATGAAGCAGGATACGCTGATTATAGAATCGCCATCGCATAACTGTACGAACGGCATAAACTGAGTGGGGGCAGGGTTGGTGATACTTGAGGATCGGTGGTAGATTCTCCCACCATTGTAACAACTGAGAGTCCAGATCACACATCTCTGTGGGCGTGAGGGTCGGGAGCGCTGCGAGAGACTCCTGGATCTTTGAGGAGATCTTTGCATATTGGATGTTTTCGGTCAGGGGAAGGATGCGGAGATAGCTTTCCTAGTACCAGGGGTAAGAGACATTAGACATCAGCGTTCATCGGATGCACGATAGAGTAGGCTGCGCACCTGGTCCAGAATACGAGGGCGGTTCACGGTAATGCTTGGGCCAAAGCAGTCCATGTTGGGCCGGCCGAGCGTCTCATGCCCCCAGGTTTCCAGGCAGGAAAGGGACCACCAGATACGGCGTCTGAGTTCCTGAGATACCAGACTCGTGGGCTCGACTGCAAAGTGGTTGGGGATACACGGCTCGCGCTGTAAACCCAGCGTTACTGCCATTCGCAGCGAAGCGCCCATCAGAGAGTATCCGAGATTTGGCTGGCTGATGTAGTGGCAATACCAGCCACCGATCAGCCCGAGGGCCTGGACGACCTCGAGGCTAGAACTGCCGAGGGAATACACGTTCAACCGGCTCATGGAGCGTTCAAAATACAGCCGGTGGGTCTGGTCCTCTGCGCCTGCAGCTGCAATGCTGCCTAATGATAGAACAATATTGAGTAATGCCAGCCATTGGTCGTCCTTGCGGCTGCCTGCCATCAAGGTGCCGCGAAAGACTGCTTCGTCCAAAAGAGGCGCGAATGGGTGGAAATTTAGAAAGTATGCATCCAGCATTTCCATTTCTGTCGGAGGACTCGCACGCTGCGAGTCGGATACTAACTGGGGAGCGTCGTTATCCTTGGACAACGTGCGGGTAAAATGAGTCTCAAATTCCGGATGGAGCCACGCAATCACTTTCAGAGCGGCCTGGATAGACGAGACCCCCAGGTAAGAAGTGGAATGTCGAGTCGTGAGCGACAGCGCGTTGACGTCGTCCGATATGGGCGCTGATGGGTCAGCGACCCGGACACTCTGGCTATGATCCGGCTGATCAACTTCACCGGGCATCGAATGCAGACCCTCCAAGTCGGGGCGTTTAATTGACAACGCCGAGGCGTGCGTCCCAATTGAGGCCGCAGTGGCGGGCGAACCTCGCTGCTGGGAAACTACCAGgtccagcatctcctccCTGGAGAGATTGACAAGGGTCTCGGGGGCAGTATCGGGAAAGAGTCTCCCCAGGGCATCTTGATAGTGGGACGGTGCCACTGCCGGTTCCCTGTCAGAGTCAATCTATGTACAAGAGTTCTCCCGGCCAGGAATTGTCAATTATTTACCGTTGTGAAGCAGGCGAGGGGCGGTGGAGATAGTAGCACAGTTCCGGCTTCTTGTACCACTGGCACGCCTCACAGGGCTGCTTGCCGTCGCATTTCGTTTTGCGCCGGCGACACGAAGCGCAGGCGCGCGGGGCTATCCCCCGGCGGCCGATGCGGTCGCTTCGTCTTGGCTGCTTTGGGTTGCGCGGGCCCTGTTTGGGGTCCAGTCCGGGGTCCGATCTGGGGTCCTGGGCAGCCTCAAAGGTGACAAACATGGcaggcggcggagggagcGCATGGAGCCTCGCGTGGGTGGGAGGCGAGGGGCAGCACTTAAGTTTTGTGGTTGGAGTCCAAGCGTCGAACTGAGAGTCGGTCGATCGACAAACAAGGTTCGCGCTGTTTCACTCCATCCTGGTTGGCACCAGCGAGCCGTGTTGCTTTTGGTTATGATAGGCGGCCAGTCCCACGGGACACGTCAGGTACCGAGCAGACAGTCTGGGGCCATCGGGTTCTCCAGCTGACAGCCGGCGGTTACTCCGGAGGATGAGGCTTGTTTGG
Above is a window of Aspergillus puulaauensis MK2 DNA, chromosome 2, nearly complete sequence DNA encoding:
- a CDS encoding uncharacterized protein (COG:K;~EggNog:ENOG410PFNP;~InterPro:IPR036864,IPR007219,IPR001138;~PFAM:PF00172,PF04082;~TransMembrane:2 (o281-299i320-338o);~antiSMASH:Cluster_2.13;~go_function: GO:0000981 - DNA-binding transcription factor activity, RNA polymerase II-specific [Evidence IEA];~go_function: GO:0003677 - DNA binding [Evidence IEA];~go_function: GO:0008270 - zinc ion binding [Evidence IEA];~go_process: GO:0006351 - transcription, DNA-templated [Evidence IEA];~go_process: GO:0006355 - regulation of transcription, DNA-templated [Evidence IEA]) translates to MFVTFEAAQDPRSDPGLDPKQGPRNPKQPRRSDRIGRRGIAPRACASCRRRKTKCDGKQPCEACQWYKKPELCYYLHRPSPASQREPAVAPSHYQDALGRLFPDTAPETLVNLSREEMLDLVVSQQRGSPATAASIGTHASALSIKRPDLEGLHSMPGEVDQPDHSQSVRVADPSAPISDDVNALSLTTRHSTSYLGVSSIQAALKVIAWLHPEFETHFTRTLSKDNDAPQLVSDSQRASPPTEMEMLDAYFLNFHPFAPLLDEAVFRGTLMAGSRKDDQWLALLNIVLSLGSIAAAGAEDQTHRLYFERSMSRLNVYSLGSSSLEVVQALGLIGGWYCHYISQPNLGYSLMGASLRMAVTLGLQREPCIPNHFAVEPTSLVSQELRRRIWWSLSCLETWGHETLGRPNMDCFGPSITVNRPRILDQESYLRILPLTENIQYAKISSKIQESLAALPTLTPTEMCDLDSQLLQWWENLPPILKYHQPCPHSVYAVRTVMRWRFYNQRILLHRPILLNFAMRRVPFNAVRVEERGAIEKCHDNAEALIRDISGITELNQLIGWNGVWLLFQAAMVPLILLSTSPADDDSPGSFDTCKALVEAAILTLGRMRPYSRTAEASLHVVTHFFEAILHGPDQSSGVLNSNNASIEPFPPLDPTNSRDGATAAFFDDFWPQHVVDYLSWDANNLWPELPNLNPQSSEALSLFNPAAEDI
- a CDS encoding uncharacterized protein (COG:S;~EggNog:ENOG410Q2QF;~antiSMASH:Cluster_2.13), translating into MSGILYASGGQGLLRYFFVHGSHERTIFPKQVTVEASILNFTQHGELVFGHSHDSPTRMYSFLDGSLAHSGDRSLADIETSQLVQALLKNVSVPSLVLMEVPIEQMDFHSISQEPYSYVGVAVLGRSDLRICVGEERHYLAQMTRVFLPRFTQAMSPRSGDYLPGDARNLCKQIAHDMGTLLNDTEFSTVLELYRQRYLGKSVVQKPDILEACLLHMVKMPFDLASSIQQGLIRH